One Geotrypetes seraphini chromosome 15, aGeoSer1.1, whole genome shotgun sequence genomic window carries:
- the LOC117349247 gene encoding multidrug and toxin extrusion protein 2-like, which yields CRKDLKLHIVFSQALFTNQLLGKYLRNQNIVLPQIVCGFAINILNATLGALCVYVLKLGTVAVALTSVIAAYSWLVLLVLFIWWKKLHVDTWGGWSRECLLDWGVFVHFAFYGMLMLCLKWWTLEIGTFLTGWLGLVELGAQAILYEIYGLAFLLPNALAVTANIQVGIALGARNVAQAKRSTSIVFSCTGFFVLLTSILAVALKNVLGAVFTNDTKIITLVSTLLPVFAAAHLFDAFTFTASGVLRATGKQLMGAIINGLGYCVIGLPLEISLMFPAKLGALGLWLGILVSIIFQFICLLVVILRLDWDKAVEEAQLRTGLNQKGQNLNLDPSAKKKSSYTGHPLGNISEPELTASAATSPTGRVMLTKDLLVRRGAALGAAIAILIAAILIQIFVSKV from the exons TGTAGGAAAGATTTAAAGCTCCACATTGTATTTTCACAGGCTTTGTTTACAAACCAGCTACTGGGAAAATATTTACGAAACCAG AACATAGTTTTACCTCAAATTGTTTGTGGGTTTGCTATAAACATCCTGAATGCGACTCTCGGTGccctgtgtgtgtatgtgctgaaGCTGGGAACAGT GGCAGTTGCATTGACCAGTGTGATAGCTGCATATAGTTGGCTTGTTCTATTGGTTCTGTTTATCTGGTGGAAGAAGTTACATGTTGACACCTGGGGAG GGTGGTCAAGAGAGTGCCTTCTGGATTGGGGGGTATTTGTACACTTTGCCTTCTATGGCATGCTTATGCTGTGCCTGAAGTGGTGGACGCTTGAGATTGGAACGTTCCTGACAg GTTGGCTGGGGCTGGTTGAACTGGGAGCACAAGCTATACTTTATGAAATCTACGGGCTGGCATTCTTG CTGCCCAATGCACTTGCTGTAACAGCCAATATCCAGGTGGGTATCGCTCTTGGTGCAAGAAATGTTGCACAGGCTAAGAGATCTACATCCATTGTTTTCTCTTGCACAG GGTTCTTTGTCCTGCTCACGTCTATATTAGCCGTGGCATTGAAGAATGTACTGGGAGCTGTTTTCACCAATGACAC AAAGATTATTACTTTGGTATCCACACTCCTGCCAGTATTTGCTGCCGCACACCTGTTTGATGCATTTACT TTTACTGCTTCTGGAGTCCTAAGGGCAACAGGAAAACAGCTGATGGGTGCCATTATAAATGGTTTGGGCTACTGCGTCATTGGACTGCCGCTAGAAATCTCACTGATGTTTCCAGCCAAGCTTGGAGCTTTAG GTCTGTGGCTGGGAATATTGGTGTCTATCATCTTTCAGTTCATCTGCCTTCTGGTTGTAATTCTAAGATTAGATTGGGACAAGGCTGTGGAAGAG GCTCAGCTAAGGACTGGACTGAACCAAAAGGGTCAGAATTTGAACCTGGATCCAAGTGCTAAGAAGAAAAGCAGTTATACAGGTCATCCATTAG GAAATATATCAGAGCCAGAGCTGACAGCCAGTGCAGCAACATCACCTACTGGAAGAGTCATGTTAACAAAGGACCTCCTCGTTCGCCGTGGGGCAGCCCTTGGCGCAGCCATTGCTATATTGATAGCAGCTATTCTGATTCAAATTTTTGTTAGCAAAGTCTAA